The following are encoded together in the Culex pipiens pallens isolate TS chromosome 1, TS_CPP_V2, whole genome shotgun sequence genome:
- the LOC120427907 gene encoding uncharacterized protein LOC120427907 gives MAQSGGILDQSLALACYLREELGVRSNDVVALVSENRFEYPVTICALMYLGATAALFNPLYTARELEHCIGLAKPRVIFVAAQTSMAVQRACVKIRRPAKIVHYDNGARGLTYQQCLEDSGRKLKLECFVPEATNLEQHVALIVMSSGTTGLPKGVQITQLNVITTLTYTKELLTVLSENAAQMVAVDVMPWFHVAGGVSMLNWILNGMQLVFIPRFIPRVYLSCIHQYRPNMLNTVPPIAVFLAKSPLVDEYDLSSVKTIICGAAPLSREVEDLIRSRMNVSSIRQAYGMSETTLAILVQMDEDNLPGSVGKVRAGQYAKVVDTETGKTLGPNQNGELCFKGTLIMKGYIGKEDAIDKQGWLRTGDVGYYDKNRNFYIVDRLKELIKYKAFQVPPAELEALLLSYPKVKDAAVIGVPDEKVGELATAFIVPAEDVQVTPEEIAKFLNDQVSIHKRLHGGVRLIHEIPKTASGKILRRNLRELANNKAKL, from the exons GTGGAATTTTGGACCAATCGCTGGCGCTGGCCTGTTATCTGCGGGAGGAGCTGGGAGTGCGCAGCAACGATGTGGTTGCACTGGTCAGCGAGAACCGGTTTGAGTACCCGGTGACGATCTGCGCGTTGATGTACCTGGGCGCGACGGCGGCCCTGTTTAACCCGTTGTACACGGCAC GTGAGCTAGAACACTGCATTGGGTTGGCGAAGCCCAGAGTGATCTTCGTTGCAGCGCAAACAAGTATGGCTGTGCAGAGGGCTTGCGTTAAGATTAGGCGCCCGGCCAAGATCGTTCACTATGATAACGGTGCCAGAGGGCTGACGTATCAGCAGTGTTTGGAAGATTCCGGGCGGAAGCTCAAACTGGAATGCTTCGTACCGGAAGCTACCAATTTGGAACAGCATGTGGCACTGATTGTGATGTCTTCGGGTACTACTGGACTGCCGAAGGGAGTTCAAATAACTCAGTTAAATGTTATTACAACTCTAACTTATACAAA GGAGCTTCTCACAGTTCTAAGCGAAAATGCAGCTCAGATGGTTGCCGTTGACGTGATGCCCTGGTTTCACGTCGCAGGAGGAGTCTCGATGCTAAACTGGATACTCAACGGGATGCAGCTGGTGTTTATCCCTCGCTTTATTCCCAGAGTGTACCTCTCCTGCATTCACCAGTATCGACCCAACATGCTGAACACCGTCCCACCGATAGCGGTCTTTCTGGCCAAGAGTCCCCTGGTGGATGAGTACGACCTGTCATCCGTGAAGACAATCATTTGTGGGGCGGCCCCGCTGAGTCGCGAAGTGGAAGATTTGATTCGTTCTAGAATGAACGTTTCCTCGATTCGACAGGCCTACGGAATGAGTGAAACAACGCTGGCCATTCTCGTGCAGATGGACGAGGACAATTTGCCCGGGAGTGTGGGAAAAGTTCGAGCAGGGCAGTACGCGAAGGTGGTCGATACGGAAACTGGGAAGACGTTGGGTCCTAATCAAAATGGAGAATTGTGCTTCAAAGGGACGTTGATCATGAAGGGATATATTGGGAAAGAGGACGCTATTGACAAGCAAGGATGGTTGCGTACAGGAGATGTTGGATACTACGACAAAAATCGAAACTTTTACATCGTGGATCGACTGAAGGAGCTTATCAAGTACAAAGCTTTTCAGGTGCCACCTGCGGAGCTGGAAGCCCTATTGTTATCATATCCAAAAGTTAAGGATGCAGCTGTAATTGGAGTTCCGGACGAGAAAGTTGGAGAATTGGCAACGGCTTTTATAGTTCCCGCCGAGGATGTCCAAGTCACGCCAGAAGAGATTGCCAAATTCCTCAACGATCAAGTTTCGATCCACAAGAGATTACATGGTGGAGTGAGGCTAATCCATGAAATTCCAAAAACAGCCAGCGGAAAGATCCTCCGGCGAAACCTTCGTGAGCTGGCCAACAACAAAGCAAAGCTGTAA